A single window of Stigmatopora nigra isolate UIUO_SnigA chromosome 20, RoL_Snig_1.1, whole genome shotgun sequence DNA harbors:
- the LOC144213445 gene encoding uncharacterized protein LOC144213445: MSARTKPAKVQEELFDVKQEPSPQQHSTLCKAKHAKVVLHRLGAGFRKYLDPDRLQSVGFKEEVELLQIKDEEEQQFPQQHMREEQLSIIKEEDDVTWSLGEFPKREDDLGVASRGTVPANATTWPLIKEKEPEFPQQHQKSKEQELIKKEEQNVIGLTGEPFKRGDYLGGVGRGAEPPHGSGSTEGWQAENLIGPISDSDDLLYDDNEGVKKNPSRDKLCKCSQCGKTFRNKYLLKSHMMNHSGETPFSCLVCGKSYALKGTLKNHTRTHTNENQFSCSVCGKRFTQKGTLKRHTITHTGEKPFSCSVCGKIFTQKCTLKRHITIHNGEKQFSCSVCGQRYTERGSLKLHTITHAGEKTFSCLVCGKRFSEKGSLKLHTRTHSGEKPFLCLVCGKRYTLKGTLKRHTRTHTGEKLFSCSVCGERFTQKGTLKRHTITHTGEKPFSCSVCGKIFTQKGTLKRHIRTHTGEKPFSCLVCGQRFTERRSLKLHTITHTGEKAFSCLFCVKRFSEERSLKLHTRTHTGEKPFSCLVCGKRFSEKGILNRHTRTHTSEKPFSCLVCGKRFSEKGILNRHARTHTGEKTFSCSFCGKTFTRKGTFKKHLRTHTGEKTFFGAQFVAKH; encoded by the exons ATGTCCGCAAGAACAAAACCGGCCAAGGTCCAGGAGGAACTTTTTGACGTCAAACAGGAGCCTTCACCTCAGCAGCACTCGACACTTTGCAAAGCAAAGCACGCGAAAGTTGTTCTTCATAGACTGGGAG CAGGTTTCAGAAAATATCTTGATCCTGATAGGTTACAGTCTGTTGGCTTTAAAGAGGAAGTTGAGCTCCTCCAAATCAAAGACGAGGAGGAGCAGCAATTTCCTCAACAACACatgagagaagagcaacttTCAATTATAAAGGAGGAAGATGATGTGacctggtcacttggtgagttcCCGAAGAgggaagatgatctgggcgtggccagcagAGGGACAGTGCCTGCAAATGCCACAACATGGCCCCTAATTAAAGAgaaggagccagagttccctcaacaacatCAAAAGAGCAAAGAGCAGGAActaatcaaaaaggaggagcaAAATGTCATCGGGTTAactggtgagcctttcaagaggGGAGATTATCTGGGCGGGGTCGGCAGAGGGGCGGAGCCTCCGCACGGCAGtggctcaacagaaggatggcaaGCAGAGAATTTAATTGGTCCTATATCAGATAGTGATGACTTGCTTTATGATGACAATGAAGGTGTTAAGAAAAATCCCAGTCgcgacaaactctgcaaatgctctcagtgtgggaaaacattTCGCAATAAGTATCTTTTAAAATCACATATGATGAACCACAGTGGCGAAACACCATTTTCGTGCTTGGTTTGTGGGAAAAGCTATGCCCTGAAAGGGACCTTAAAaaaccacacaagaacccacactaatgaaaatcaattttcctgctcagtttgtggtaaaagatttaCACAGAAAGGAACcctaaaaagacacacaataacacacactggtgaaaaaccattttcctgctcagtctgtggtaaaatatttacacagaAATGCACCTTAAAAAGACACATAACAATCCACAATGGGGAAAAGCagttttcatgctcagtttgtggacAAAGATATACAGAGAGGGGAAGTTTAAAACTACACACAATAACGCatgctggtgaaaaaacattttcatgtttagtttgtggtaaaagatttTCAGAGAAGGGAAGTTTAAAactacacacaagaacccactctggtgaaaaaccatttttatgcttagtttgtggtaaaagataTACACTGAAAGGAaccttaaaaagacacacaagaacccacaccggtgaaaaactattttcctgctcagtttgtggtgaaagatttaCACAGAAAGGAaccttaaaaagacacacaataacacacactggtgaaaaaccattttcctgctcagtctgtggtaaaatatttacacagaAAGGCACCTTAAAAAGAcacataagaacccacactggggAAAAGCCATTTTCATGCTTAGTCTGTGGACAAAGATTTACAGAGAGGAGAAGTTTAAAACTACACACAATaactcacactggtgaaaaagcattttcatgtttattttgtgttaaaagattttcagaagagagaagtttaaaactacacacaagaacccacactggtgaaaaaccattttcatgcttagTTTGTGGTAAAAGGTTTTCAGAGAAGGGAATTTTAaatagacacacaagaacccacactagtgaaaaaccattttcatgcttagTTTGTGGTAAAAGGTTTTCAGAGAAGGGCATTTTAAATAGacacgcaagaacccacactggggaaaaaacattttcctgctcattttgtggtaaaacatttacacggAAAGGAACCTTTAAAAAACacctaagaacccacacaggtgaaaaaacattttttggtgctcaatttgtggcaaaACATTGA
- the LOC144213444 gene encoding uncharacterized protein LOC144213444 isoform X1 translates to MSDASQVHCPESQESAPMVEEENEEIVRIIEEQQEYFITVGKLHIEEQQRILIKVEEVPLCIKEEGVDVPMCTVEPLRKEDEGPSEANSGAEPLSCSSSTESFQAENLMPPPPVSRDTLSHFQFRFRKNVGADGQESLDHEEEVELPQIKEEEPEFSQQQIRGEQLPNKTEEDQFTWSLGESVNSDYLGVASGGAKPANTSAWPQIKEEPEFSQQCKREEQPSIKNKECVKWSTGKPFKSEDDLDVANRGAESLSGSSTEGWRAEDVIAPLSDGNNLLFDNDVEDVKKKPSGDKLYKSFQCGKTFGKKSSLKTHMRSHTGEKPLPCTVCGKTFTQKGHLISHVRTHTGEKPFTCSVCGKIFTEKGSLKIHTRTHTGVKTLSCSVCGKAFKGKAYLIRHARTHTGEKPFSCSVCGKTFTQKGHLNFHSRTHTGEKPFSCLVCGKTFTRKGHLISHARTHTGEKPFSCSVCGIAFPQKQHLKTHTRTHTGEKPFSCSVCGLTFTQKGSLKRHTRTHTGEKPFSCSVCGKRFSEKGSLKVHTRTHTGEKPFLCSVCGKEFTGKGYLIRHAKTHTGEKPFLCSVCGKTFTDRRTLKTHIRIHSGEKTFLCSVLCKTFTSKGHLNSHARTHR, encoded by the exons ATGTCAG ATGCCAGTCAAGTGCATTGTCCTGAGAGCCAGGAATCTGCTCCAAtggtagaagaagaaaatgaagaaatagtACGGATAATAGAGGAACAACAGGAGTATTTTATTACAGTTGGGAAACTCCATATTGAGGAGCAGCAGCGTATCCTCATAAAGGTTGAGGAAGTCCCTCTATGTATTAAAGAGGAGGGGGTAGATGTCCCCATGTGCACTGTTGAGCCTTTGAGGAAGGAAGATGAAGGTCCAAGTGAGGCTAATAGTGGGGCAGAGCCTCTCAGTTGCAGCAGCTCAACAGAAAGTTTCCAGGCAGAGAACCTCATGCCTCCACCACCAGTTAGCCGCGACACCTTATCACACTTCCAATTCC gtttcagaaaaAATGTTGGTGCTGATGGGCAGGAGTCTCTTGACCATGAAGaggaagttgagctcccccaaatcaaagaggaggagccagagttctctCAACAACAAATTAGAGGCGAGCAACTTCCAAACAAAACGGAGGAAGATCAGTTCACCTGGTCACTAGGTGAGTCCGTGAATAGTGattatctgggcgtggccagtggAGGGGCAAAGCCTGCAAACACTTCAGCATggccccaaatcaaagaggagccagagttctctcaacagtgcaaaagagaagagcaaccttcaatcaaaaacaaggaatgtgtcaaatggtcaactggtaagcctttcaagagtgaagatgatctggacGTGGCCAACAGAGGGGCAGAGTCACTGAgcggcagctcaacagaaggatggcgagcagaagatgtaattgctcctttatcagatggcaacaaCTTGCTTTTTGACAATGATGTTGAAGATGTTAAGAAAAAACCCAGTGGCGACAAACTCTACAAATcctttcagtgtgggaaaacttttgggaaaaagtcttctttgaaaaCACATATGAGGAGCCACACAGGGGAGAAACCCTTACCAtgtacagtttgtggtaaaacatttacacagaagggacacttaatTAGCCATGTGAGAAcacatactggtgaaaaaccatttacgtgctcagtttgtggtaaaatatttacagagaagggaagcttaaaaatacacacaagaacccacactggtgtaaaaacactttcgtgttcagtttgtggtaaagcatTCAAAGGGAAGGCGTATTTAATTCGTCATGCAAGaactcacactggtgaaaaaccattttcatgttcagtttgtggtaaaacatttacacagaagggacacttaaatTTTCACTCAAGAACCCACaccggtgaaaaaccattttcatgtttagtttgtggtaaaacatttacacggAAAGGACACctaattagtcatgcaagaacccacactggtgaaaaaccattttcatgttcagtgtGCGGTATAGCCTTTCCTCAAAAGCAAcacttaaaaacacacacaagaacccacactggcgaaaaaccattttcgtgttcagtttgtggtctaacattcacacagaagggaagcttaaaaaggcacacaagaacacacacgggtgaaaaaccattttcgtgctcagtttgtggtaaaagatttaGTGaaaagggaagcttaaaagttcacacaagaacccatactggtgaaaaaccatttttgtgttcagtttgtggtaaagaaTTCACAGGGAAGGGATATTTAATTCGtcatgcaaaaacacacactggtgaaaagccatttttgtgttcagtgtgtggtaaaacatttacagatAGGAGAACattaaaaacccacataagaatCCAcagtggtgaaaaaacatttttgtgttcagttttatgtaaaacatttactagcaagggacacttaaatagtcatgcaagaacacacaggtga
- the LOC144213444 gene encoding uncharacterized protein LOC144213444 isoform X2, which translates to MVEEENEEIVRIIEEQQEYFITVGKLHIEEQQRILIKVEEVPLCIKEEGVDVPMCTVEPLRKEDEGPSEANSGAEPLSCSSSTESFQAENLMPPPPVSRDTLSHFQFRFRKNVGADGQESLDHEEEVELPQIKEEEPEFSQQQIRGEQLPNKTEEDQFTWSLGESVNSDYLGVASGGAKPANTSAWPQIKEEPEFSQQCKREEQPSIKNKECVKWSTGKPFKSEDDLDVANRGAESLSGSSTEGWRAEDVIAPLSDGNNLLFDNDVEDVKKKPSGDKLYKSFQCGKTFGKKSSLKTHMRSHTGEKPLPCTVCGKTFTQKGHLISHVRTHTGEKPFTCSVCGKIFTEKGSLKIHTRTHTGVKTLSCSVCGKAFKGKAYLIRHARTHTGEKPFSCSVCGKTFTQKGHLNFHSRTHTGEKPFSCLVCGKTFTRKGHLISHARTHTGEKPFSCSVCGIAFPQKQHLKTHTRTHTGEKPFSCSVCGLTFTQKGSLKRHTRTHTGEKPFSCSVCGKRFSEKGSLKVHTRTHTGEKPFLCSVCGKEFTGKGYLIRHAKTHTGEKPFLCSVCGKTFTDRRTLKTHIRIHSGEKTFLCSVLCKTFTSKGHLNSHARTHR; encoded by the exons AtggtagaagaagaaaatgaagaaatagtACGGATAATAGAGGAACAACAGGAGTATTTTATTACAGTTGGGAAACTCCATATTGAGGAGCAGCAGCGTATCCTCATAAAGGTTGAGGAAGTCCCTCTATGTATTAAAGAGGAGGGGGTAGATGTCCCCATGTGCACTGTTGAGCCTTTGAGGAAGGAAGATGAAGGTCCAAGTGAGGCTAATAGTGGGGCAGAGCCTCTCAGTTGCAGCAGCTCAACAGAAAGTTTCCAGGCAGAGAACCTCATGCCTCCACCACCAGTTAGCCGCGACACCTTATCACACTTCCAATTCC gtttcagaaaaAATGTTGGTGCTGATGGGCAGGAGTCTCTTGACCATGAAGaggaagttgagctcccccaaatcaaagaggaggagccagagttctctCAACAACAAATTAGAGGCGAGCAACTTCCAAACAAAACGGAGGAAGATCAGTTCACCTGGTCACTAGGTGAGTCCGTGAATAGTGattatctgggcgtggccagtggAGGGGCAAAGCCTGCAAACACTTCAGCATggccccaaatcaaagaggagccagagttctctcaacagtgcaaaagagaagagcaaccttcaatcaaaaacaaggaatgtgtcaaatggtcaactggtaagcctttcaagagtgaagatgatctggacGTGGCCAACAGAGGGGCAGAGTCACTGAgcggcagctcaacagaaggatggcgagcagaagatgtaattgctcctttatcagatggcaacaaCTTGCTTTTTGACAATGATGTTGAAGATGTTAAGAAAAAACCCAGTGGCGACAAACTCTACAAATcctttcagtgtgggaaaacttttgggaaaaagtcttctttgaaaaCACATATGAGGAGCCACACAGGGGAGAAACCCTTACCAtgtacagtttgtggtaaaacatttacacagaagggacacttaatTAGCCATGTGAGAAcacatactggtgaaaaaccatttacgtgctcagtttgtggtaaaatatttacagagaagggaagcttaaaaatacacacaagaacccacactggtgtaaaaacactttcgtgttcagtttgtggtaaagcatTCAAAGGGAAGGCGTATTTAATTCGTCATGCAAGaactcacactggtgaaaaaccattttcatgttcagtttgtggtaaaacatttacacagaagggacacttaaatTTTCACTCAAGAACCCACaccggtgaaaaaccattttcatgtttagtttgtggtaaaacatttacacggAAAGGACACctaattagtcatgcaagaacccacactggtgaaaaaccattttcatgttcagtgtGCGGTATAGCCTTTCCTCAAAAGCAAcacttaaaaacacacacaagaacccacactggcgaaaaaccattttcgtgttcagtttgtggtctaacattcacacagaagggaagcttaaaaaggcacacaagaacacacacgggtgaaaaaccattttcgtgctcagtttgtggtaaaagatttaGTGaaaagggaagcttaaaagttcacacaagaacccatactggtgaaaaaccatttttgtgttcagtttgtggtaaagaaTTCACAGGGAAGGGATATTTAATTCGtcatgcaaaaacacacactggtgaaaagccatttttgtgttcagtgtgtggtaaaacatttacagatAGGAGAACattaaaaacccacataagaatCCAcagtggtgaaaaaacatttttgtgttcagttttatgtaaaacatttactagcaagggacacttaaatagtcatgcaagaacacacaggtga